From Daucus carota subsp. sativus chromosome 6, DH1 v3.0, whole genome shotgun sequence:
CCCCATTTTGAGCCTGGTCCACCACGGCTGAGCAGGTGGCCTGGCCAAATCCTTCTCCTTGACAACCTCAAACCCAACTTTCTTGGCAACCTCAGCTATATCAGTGTAATGCCTCAACCCGGGCAACGCGTCTCCCCTCTCAATCCCTTGTATGATCTCCACATGCTCCGCGTTCTCCCCATCATAAAACTCCGTGGTCACCCACTCATATGAAACATACATCCCACCCGGCTTCAAAACCCGGAAAATCTCCGCATAAACATCCTCCAACTTAGGAGCATGACAAGTGGCCTCAATCGAATACGCCCCATCAAAAGTATTATCCCCAAATGGCATTTCAAGAAAATTCCCACACACAACCTCACACAACTTATCCAAACCAGCCTTTTTATTATGCAAAGTAGCTCTATTCACCTGATACTCATTAATCGTAATCCCCACCACACTGGCACCCGAATGCGCCGCAATAGCCCTCATAGGCCCCCCCACACCACAACCAGCATCAAGAATCTTATCCCCGGGCTTCACATTCAGCAGATCTACAGCCATCTCTTCATGGATCTGGGTCGCCTCGAGATGCGACTTCCCCGGAAGAGCCGGCGAGAAATGAAAGCTCTGGCCCCACCCCCACTCGTAAATATCGGTCACCAGATTATAAAAAGTGTCGACAAACGCTGGGACCTTCTCAGTCTTCTCAATCTGCTTGGGGGTCTTGAAGAAAGACCAGTAGTTGTTGTAATTGTCCTGGACTTTGTCGTCGTCGATGGAGCCTCCGGAGAGATTCACGGCCGCCTTGCCCTTTCGTTCGGCTGACCCCAGGATGCAGATGAACCAGTAGAACCCGCCGCCGATTAAAGCGGTGGTCAACAGTAATGAGAGAGTGTCCATGGCTGTGTGTGTATAATTGGGTgtgttgtgtgtgtatatagatGGGAGAGTGAGGAGAGTGAGGAGAGGGGTTTGATTGAGTTTAGTCTGTGTTTGAGTTTCTCGGTCTTTTGATAGAAAAAATCTTGGGGGTTAGATCTCTAACATGTGCGGACACGCTGGAACCATGGGGAGAGGAGAATTAACAAAAGAGTGTGCACCGAAATCTAAGAATTTGAAGTATTTTGGTTGTTGTAATTGCAAGAGGTCTATTATTATTAGAAAGTGTAAATCAATGAAAATCTTccaaatttatagattttagtaCTTAGCATATCCTGTATACCCATACGCGCACATCAGAAAAACCATTAAGAAAATACTAGGATTAAAGAGCCATGTAATTAAATTTTGTGCAATTTTGTCTAAATTTATGAGCCGTTGGTTTGTTTTTATAGCATGTACTATGATTTTGCTAAAACGAGCATAAAAAATAGAAGgagatttcataaatatatcaatttttggatatttacttataaatatatcattttttgtGAAATCTAATATAGCAAAAGTCTTCTCTTCCTCTTCACTACAACCACATTAGCCAATCAATCCGGCTATTCAATCTCcttgataaatttaattttttttaatgataaatTTGACCTCGAGGAGTTTTTCTAATTCGCTTTCGATCACTTTTTGTCTTTACATAGCAAAATTCATCTTATTTTGCTTAATCGATGGCTTCGGGGACCCCTGGATCCAGACCTAGCATGTATGGTATTGTTGAACGATTTCTATGACCTTTTTTTATTCAAGTTTCATGTCTTTTCCGATGTGCACCATTTTTGCTGAGCACTTGGCATAGAAATCCACCTCTTCGATTTCGGTCCTTCATTCGGCTACTGGATTAGACAAATCAGCTCCAAATTTCTCCAGCTTAATGTGCATGGCATGACTAGTGCCCACGCCCCACAGCTTCGTCCTTTGTCTTGCGACTTTTATTCCCTTCAACGCCCTCAGAATTCTTGTCTTTGTCTAGATACTCTAACATGATAATCCGAGTTGTTCTCTAATCGCCTCTCATCTCTCCCACTCCATTATCGATCAAGAACTTCACTTTCAGATGCAAGGACCGGTCTTTCCAAAATTGCGTTGTACGGGCTGTCTATCCGAACCACATAGCCCTTCACCTACTTTACAATAGTATATGACGATCTACGGAGTAAAAGAGGTAAAGTGGTTGTACCTTCGATCAGCACCAGTTAATTATCGAAGTCATATAAAGTCTAAAAAAGCCTCATGACAAGACTCGAGCAGCTCACCATCTAACTTCATATTTAGATATACTATATATGATCAAGCACATTGATCAAACTACCCCTATCGACCAGTACTTTTTAAATCTTATCTTGATCGTCATGGAATTGATGACTAAGGGGATTTTCGTGCGGCCAGATAACATCCTCATAATTGTCCTCAGTGAAAATAATCGAGAGGATTAGTTTTACTAAATTAACCTGATAAAAGCGTTATATAgatatttttcgaaaatttgctTAGTGTCTTCCTAAAAATTCGTTTCTAGATCCGCCCCTTATGCATAACATATTTCTTATCCAGGACCGACCCACCGTATACGATTCTAACTTCTCCTATGTACTTTTCAGATTCTTCAAAACCCTCAACCCTTATCATCCTCAGTGCCCAGCTGATCTCTTTAATCATTCATATACCGGGTGGAAGTGACCTCTTCACACATGTTTTCATCTCTTAATTTTCACAAGTATCATCTCGTAAATCATGACTTTCTTTCCAAGTATCTCTATTATTTATTTGTCTACATCCTAGACCACGACTTCTTTTGCACTAGCCACTAGCCATGTCTAATCTTATTCCACTCGTTAGTTTGTATTTTGGGTAAGCTAGTTGGACTGGTTTGTATTCCACTCATTACCATTTTACAAAATGATATAGAAAGAATTATAGTAACAAATTAGTCGGTTTTTATTACATAAGCCGAACGTCTGCATGACAATATCATTAGGgtcagaaaaatattattaaaaatttttttatttccttttatagattatttttatatgcaattgggattatatatttttattattataagacTATTACTCCCACAAGTATCTGCCCCGGcatcaattttatatatcacctttatatatataaacataaatttatttcaacttAGTTATATCGCTAATTATTACATCctgaaaattacaaaaattaattaaaatattaaaatccagTGGAAATGAACTATAAAAGAAGATTTCCTTCCCAGGATAGAGAGCAGTTCAAGGGTAATTTAGCAGCAAGAATCAACTAGAAAgcataattttattgtaaaagcCAGTAACGCACATAGCTTAGGCGCAAAAAGGATTACAGACAAACAGAGGAAAGGCTTGAGAAAAACCTGACAAGTCTTATTATTCAGGTTTCCTGCAGAGGATCGTATGCATGGGAGTAAAAATCTTGGCCTCGCCACCTCTAGTCAAGTAATCAGCAGTCACGCACAGCATATCATGAACATCCACAGTCCCTTTGGGCGCGATCCCTAAGAACGACAGAATGACAACAAGAACATGGTTCCTCCAGTAAGCAACTCTCCCCATTTTCAGCCTTGTCCACCAGGGTCCAGCCGGTGGCTTGGCGAAATCCTTCTCTTTTACTACTTGAAACCCAACTTTTTTCGCAATCTTGGATATGTCACTGTAATGCCTTAACCCCGGTAAGGCATTGCCCCTCTCGACTTCTTGCACAATTTTCACATGATCTTTGTTATTGGCATCGTAGAATTCAGTAGTTACCCATTCGTACGAGACAAATAGACGTCCGGGCTTTAAGACCCGGTAAATTTCAGTGTAAACATCTTCTAGTTTAGGGGCATGACAAGTAGCTTCCATTGCATAAGCCCCTTCAAAACTATTGTCATCAAAAGGCATTTCAAGAAAGTTTCCACAAACAACTTCACATAAGGTGTCTAACCCGGCTTTCTTGTTGTGCATACGAGCCCGTTCCACTTGATACTCGTTGATTGTGATGCCAACGATGTTAGCACCTGAGTGAGAAGCGATGGCCCTCATAGGCCCGCCAACGCCACAACCAACATCAAGAATTTTATCACCAGCTTTGACATTCAAGAAATCCACGGCTGTTTCTTCGTGGATTTGAGTAGCTTCAAGATAGGATTTTCCAGGTAAAGATGGAGCGAAATGGAAAGACTGGCCCCAGCCCCATTCGTAGATATCTGTGACAAGATTATAGAAAGTGTCTACGAAGGCAGGAACGTTATCagttttttcaatttctttagGACGTTTGAAGAACGACCAGTACTTGTTGTAGTTATCTTGGACCTTGTCATTGTCAATTGAGCCGCCAGAGAGGTCGATGGCACGTTTGCCCTTCCGTTCAGGGGAGCCTAAGATGCAGATGAACCAGTAGAGGCCTCCCACGATCACTGCTGTGGTGAACAACATAGGGAGAGTGTCCATGGCTCGAAGAGTGTGATATGTGTGTAGCAAGTATGAAGCATCTTGTTTATATAACGATAAAGGAGTGGAGCGGTTGCACCTATGGCACTTCCCGACAGCCGGCCGTTGAATCTTCATACGTATGTGCGTGTACATATATGCTGTCACTGTCAAGTTTCGGTAAACAAGCATTTTCTTCACATAGCCAGATGTGCTAGTTTGAGAGTGTCTGATTTCGACGTGTTGATGCTGTTGCAGTAGAATTCCTGCTCTCACTGTCTTATGCTCAAGGTCATTGCTTTAAGCATATGATTCATCACCCTGCCGTCTTTCTTCTGTATTTTCTCTTTTGGCACATAAATGAAAACAACTTCTCTCGTCTCATTTCTTGTAGGGTTCACATCTTGCTTCCACTTATTGTGGACTTGCTCATTGTTCTAGGGGGCACATTCCTTTGATGAAACATCTGATGGTGTGAGACTCTTTCGAGTCCAAGTCCATAGAATCCAAAGGGTCTAAAGGGATTTTTCGAAGAAAACGGCCTCCTACTACACTTCTACAAGATTGTGTACATAAATGATAACAATGCTGTTGAACTGAAATTTAAGTACTCAGACGGAAGTTATTGCAGAAGTATATAAACTAGGTCCAACGGCCATGCTTATAACAAGCCGTATTGACCAATTACTTATGTAGAGATAACTGAACAAAAGATTTGTAGAATTTCAGAAAGTTACACCAGACAAAATGATGAGAAAGACAACACCAAGTTTCCAAAGTATTGACACTTATTTGTTATACTATTTACAATTCCCAAGTCCCGCTAAGAGCAAGGAGACATCAACATTCAACCAAAAAGGTCTTCACTAGAGGTATAGCCATCAGCTTCAGAAGAACCATCACTGTTAGCATCGTACATAAGCTCAAGCAGCTCATGGCGTATCATTGACTGCTGGTCATTGTCCTCAGAACCTGTCCTCCGCCTCTGAAGTGAAAAGAGTTGCAACATCAGGTCCTCAGGTGAAGCCA
This genomic window contains:
- the LOC108226426 gene encoding 24-methylenesterol C-methyltransferase 2, coding for MDTLSLLLTTALIGGGFYWFICILGSAERKGKAAVNLSGGSIDDDKVQDNYNNYWSFFKTPKQIEKTEKVPAFVDTFYNLVTDIYEWGWGQSFHFSPALPGKSHLEATQIHEEMAVDLLNVKPGDKILDAGCGVGGPMRAIAAHSGASVVGITINEYQVNRATLHNKKAGLDKLCEVVCGNFLEMPFGDNTFDGAYSIEATCHAPKLEDVYAEIFRVLKPGGMYVSYEWVTTEFYDGENAEHVEIIQGIERGDALPGLRHYTDIAEVAKKVGFEVVKEKDLARPPAQPWWTRLKMGRIAYWRNHILVMILSFLGIAPKGTVDVHEMLFVTADYLTKGGEAKIFTPMHMILCRKPE
- the LOC108226424 gene encoding 24-methylenesterol C-methyltransferase 2, producing the protein MLVYRNLTVTAYMYTHIRMKIQRPAVGKCHRCNRSTPLSLYKQDASYLLHTYHTLRAMDTLPMLFTTAVIVGGLYWFICILGSPERKGKRAIDLSGGSIDNDKVQDNYNKYWSFFKRPKEIEKTDNVPAFVDTFYNLVTDIYEWGWGQSFHFAPSLPGKSYLEATQIHEETAVDFLNVKAGDKILDVGCGVGGPMRAIASHSGANIVGITINEYQVERARMHNKKAGLDTLCEVVCGNFLEMPFDDNSFEGAYAMEATCHAPKLEDVYTEIYRVLKPGRLFVSYEWVTTEFYDANNKDHVKIVQEVERGNALPGLRHYSDISKIAKKVGFQVVKEKDFAKPPAGPWWTRLKMGRVAYWRNHVLVVILSFLGIAPKGTVDVHDMLCVTADYLTRGGEAKIFTPMHTILCRKPE